In Clostridia bacterium, a genomic segment contains:
- a CDS encoding iron transporter, which yields MKKVSKLLALTLTLLMLVLCLAACSNSSSGNSESAGNSDASAQEEEVVADAEQADDGGEDLGFTEVEIFSGVEQEFLNLNAVYFQPVDMTGGYNAEDYDCHLELDVSALQNGLGYGTGDWVPYLTVEYEVTKNDSDYSVSGTFMPMAASDGPHYGANIKMDGDGMYTVTFTVKFPDSSTYLIHTDETGPDDHDFPAAIVYTYDNWQFTDGAWAE from the coding sequence ATGAAAAAAGTATCTAAGCTTCTTGCTTTGACGCTGACTCTTTTGATGCTTGTACTTTGTCTCGCTGCCTGCAGCAACAGCAGTTCGGGCAACAGCGAAAGCGCAGGCAACAGCGATGCTTCGGCACAAGAGGAAGAGGTTGTCGCAGATGCAGAGCAGGCAGACGACGGCGGTGAAGACCTTGGCTTTACCGAAGTTGAGATTTTCTCCGGTGTAGAGCAAGAGTTCCTTAACCTGAACGCTGTATATTTTCAGCCTGTCGATATGACCGGCGGATATAACGCCGAAGACTATGACTGCCACCTTGAACTTGATGTTTCCGCTCTTCAGAACGGCCTCGGATACGGCACCGGAGACTGGGTTCCTTATTTGACGGTTGAGTATGAAGTAACTAAAAATGACAGCGATTATTCCGTAAGCGGTACTTTTATGCCGATGGCAGCTTCCGACGGTCCTCACTATGGCGCAAATATTAAGATGGACGGCGACGGAATGTATACCGTTACCTTTACGGTGAAATTCCCCGACTCGAGCACATACCTTATCCATACCGATGAGACCGGCCCCGACGATCATGATTTCCCCGCTGCTATAGTTTATACTTATGACAATTGGCAGTTTACTGACGGGGCTTGGGCTGAATAA
- a CDS encoding ABC transporter permease: MNKKRRMFLRMIVASLIRRRSRMIVALLAIMVGATILSGLGLIYFDVPRQMSAQFRSYGANLILTPSGEAGISDEALKAGIACIPESELEGCTPYRYENTQIHNMPVTLAGTDFDTVLKTSPYWHINGEMPSDNSEALIGAKVAESLGIQPGDTVSAINTFEVTDDLDISSIPSYEIYTDPETGETYCDHMLDLTVTGILETGGSEEEYIYVTLSDVQDLTLNERGYDIVEVSVASTQSKLSGYVERISENVDGVFAKLVKRVTASESTVLTKLQSLVFIVTAVVLILTMICVATTMTAVITERRREIGLRKALGAYNSSIVGQFMSEGLLLGGIGGILGSILGYVFAQYVSMHVFSSSIMFRPLLIPITIAASVLVTGLACLIPIRSAVEVDPALVLKGE, encoded by the coding sequence ATGAACAAGAAAAGACGTATGTTTCTCAGAATGATCGTCGCATCATTGATAAGACGGCGTTCAAGAATGATAGTTGCGCTTCTCGCTATTATGGTCGGAGCAACAATACTTTCAGGACTTGGCTTGATTTATTTCGACGTTCCGAGACAGATGAGCGCCCAATTCAGAAGCTATGGCGCCAACTTGATCCTGACGCCCTCCGGCGAGGCGGGCATTTCGGATGAGGCGCTGAAAGCGGGGATCGCATGTATTCCCGAATCGGAACTGGAAGGCTGTACGCCCTACAGATATGAAAACACGCAGATACACAATATGCCGGTGACGTTGGCCGGTACTGATTTCGACACCGTGCTTAAAACAAGTCCCTATTGGCATATAAACGGAGAAATGCCTTCGGATAACAGCGAGGCGTTGATCGGGGCAAAGGTCGCGGAGAGCCTCGGCATTCAGCCGGGCGACACTGTATCCGCAATAAATACCTTTGAGGTCACGGATGATCTTGATATATCGAGTATCCCGAGTTATGAGATCTACACGGACCCCGAAACAGGCGAGACATATTGCGATCATATGCTTGATTTGACCGTGACGGGGATCTTGGAGACAGGTGGCTCGGAAGAAGAATACATATATGTGACACTTTCAGATGTTCAGGACCTTACTCTTAATGAGCGAGGCTATGATATAGTCGAGGTCAGCGTTGCATCGACGCAGAGCAAGCTGTCCGGTTATGTTGAGCGCATCAGTGAAAACGTTGACGGCGTTTTTGCAAAGCTTGTAAAGCGCGTGACAGCATCGGAAAGCACGGTGCTTACCAAGCTGCAGTCTCTTGTATTTATTGTTACCGCCGTGGTGTTGATACTGACAATGATCTGCGTTGCAACTACGATGACGGCGGTAATTACGGAGCGCCGACGCGAGATAGGGCTGCGCAAGGCGCTTGGAGCTTACAATTCCAGCATAGTCGGTCAGTTTATGAGCGAAGGACTCCTGCTTGGCGGGATCGGGGGCATTCTCGGATCGATTTTGGGATATGTATTTGCGCAGTATGTCAGCATGCATGTGTTCAGCAGTTCGATAATGTTCCGACCGCTGCTTATTCCCATTACTATCGCGGCGTCTGTTTTAGTAACGGGACTTGCATGTCTGATCCCTATAAGGAGTGCAGTAGAAGTTGACCCCGCGCTTGTACTTAAAGGTGAATAA
- a CDS encoding DUF2318 domain-containing protein, protein MLTNLINVTGDLFALSLLIGVIFAFVDHFCREKGQLIARCGLALGFVIAAIRAYITNNSRLVGGWRVGAYGYAVSLAIFVFLLVAFVVLFRKLADRPPDAAKASKAEIVISSGIALLTASYLYCALPNVYVYPFKFDVGGNGLLSTDFLFRLGGYLLGILVCLVSAFVAYKNARLSAKKGYAKLLVISFALLNIMYAIYNFARLMLVLTPRKIVDSAALFNFAAASNNNSVWYTYASFFILIILSVILWIRSYTAKEPYSTKAERRKQLAVWRSAKRYSVVLLICFVCSILCATLFVQLNTVVIKEAPVEEPLIVKDGAGADSELRVPLDMVVDGHLHRFGYTTPNGNLVRFIVVLKQENTNNYGVGLDACEICGEAGYYENNDGQIVCKKCSVVMNKTTIGMKGGCNPIIIDYDINENYIVVPVTEMVNNESHFKK, encoded by the coding sequence ATGCTTACTAATCTTATTAATGTGACAGGCGATCTATTCGCCCTTTCGCTTCTCATAGGAGTGATTTTTGCGTTCGTTGATCATTTTTGCAGAGAAAAGGGTCAACTCATAGCACGCTGCGGACTTGCGCTCGGCTTTGTAATTGCTGCAATAAGGGCGTATATTACAAATAACAGCCGACTCGTCGGCGGTTGGCGCGTTGGCGCATATGGCTATGCCGTTTCGCTGGCAATTTTTGTTTTTCTGCTCGTTGCCTTTGTTGTTTTATTTCGCAAACTCGCTGACAGACCGCCCGATGCGGCAAAAGCATCGAAGGCGGAAATTGTTATTTCTTCGGGTATCGCGCTGCTTACGGCTTCTTATCTTTACTGCGCGTTGCCGAATGTATACGTATACCCCTTTAAGTTCGACGTCGGAGGGAACGGACTTCTCTCCACGGATTTTCTTTTCCGGCTCGGCGGATATCTGCTTGGTATCCTTGTATGTCTCGTTTCAGCCTTCGTCGCTTATAAAAATGCGCGGCTTTCGGCTAAAAAGGGGTATGCCAAGCTTTTAGTGATTTCATTTGCATTGTTAAATATCATGTATGCGATATACAATTTTGCCCGGCTTATGCTTGTCCTGACGCCGAGAAAAATCGTTGACAGCGCAGCGCTGTTTAACTTTGCGGCAGCAAGCAACAATAATTCCGTGTGGTACACTTATGCGTCTTTTTTCATACTGATAATCCTATCCGTTATTCTTTGGATCAGAAGTTATACCGCAAAGGAACCGTATTCGACCAAAGCGGAGCGTCGTAAGCAGCTTGCCGTGTGGCGCAGCGCAAAACGTTATTCAGTAGTACTGCTGATATGCTTTGTATGTTCGATCCTCTGTGCGACATTGTTTGTACAGTTAAACACCGTTGTTATAAAAGAGGCTCCGGTCGAGGAACCTTTGATCGTGAAAGACGGCGCGGGAGCGGACAGCGAGCTGCGCGTTCCTTTAGACATGGTGGTCGACGGACATCTTCATCGTTTCGGCTATACGACTCCGAACGGAAATCTTGTGCGGTTTATCGTCGTGCTGAAACAGGAAAATACTAACAATTATGGCGTTGGCCTTGACGCCTGCGAGATATGCGGAGAGGCCGGTTATTATGAAAACAACGATGGACAGATCGTCTGCAAAAAGTGTTCGGTAGTTATGAATAAAACGACTATAGGCATGAAGGGCGGATGCAATCCGATCATTATAGATTACGATATAAACGAAAACTATATCGTTGTTCCGGTGACAGAGATGGTGAACAACGAGTCACACTTCAAAAAATAA
- a CDS encoding ABC transporter ATP-binding protein, with protein MSSLLELKNISKIYGDLHALDDVSLRIDKGEWIAIMGPSGSGKSTMMNIIGCLDKPTSGQVIFDGRDISKESSRVLTELHRDKIGLVFQQFHLINYLNAVENVMVAQYYHSMPDEKEAMEALERVGLKDRAKHLPSQLSGGEQQRVCIARALINSPELILADEPTGNLDEANENIVLDIFRQLHKEGTSLVVVTHDPEVGEVAQRIVRLDHGKIVSDKINSHFSE; from the coding sequence ATGAGCAGTTTGTTGGAACTTAAAAACATTTCTAAAATCTACGGTGATCTTCACGCCCTCGACGACGTGAGTCTTCGCATCGATAAGGGCGAATGGATCGCGATAATGGGGCCGTCCGGTTCAGGTAAAAGCACGATGATGAACATTATCGGATGCCTGGATAAGCCCACATCCGGGCAGGTAATATTTGACGGCCGCGATATTTCCAAGGAAAGCAGCAGGGTATTAACGGAACTGCACAGAGATAAAATCGGGCTTGTCTTTCAGCAGTTTCATCTTATCAATTATCTTAACGCCGTAGAGAATGTCATGGTGGCACAGTACTATCACAGTATGCCCGATGAAAAAGAAGCGATGGAAGCATTGGAGCGAGTAGGATTAAAAGACCGCGCAAAGCATCTTCCGAGCCAGCTTTCGGGCGGTGAGCAGCAGCGTGTCTGCATCGCAAGGGCGCTTATAAACTCGCCGGAGCTTATTCTTGCCGATGAACCTACCGGAAATCTGGACGAGGCAAATGAAAACATCGTGCTGGATATTTTCCGGCAGCTTCACAAGGAAGGCACCAGCCTGGTCGTTGTTACACATGACCCGGAAGTAGGAGAGGTCGCTCAGCGGATAGTGCGCCTGGATCACGGAAAAATAGTTT
- a CDS encoding FTR1 family iron permease, translating to MKKRGLRKLLCMFMLLAVAISAFSLAAYAAETDGSSEYYLSYKKYVAAVNPDGSKTITYNDITDQIANLLNEGVRRYETGAVRDGDDGYYKPFTNSYGFWYETSGFEKTVMGYISGARVNEVELQFSNMKKAVNNGADIETVKAEVDTLIGMLREDANILDDLFGYSTADSSDGGNNGSGLAWATFGAVFGIILREGLEAILIVGAMVAYLVKTNNKSGTRYVYLGAVIALIASVGLAILLYSITSSTSNSIPQEIVEGVTALVAVVVLIYVSNWMISKSESEAWTNYIAGEVSASASKGKMWALGFTSFLAVFREGAEVILFCQQYFSRAGSMNNGYLAVFGGIAVGLAAVAIIFVIIRKFGVKLPLKPFFMATSILMAVMSIAFLGSGMFELFLDGRLAETIGGVVQDLAGTIPALSWMNGNDVLAFFGIYPTYITLVPQIILLAVTIITFIMMIRKNSKAFKRLGKS from the coding sequence ATCAGCGCCTTCTCCCTGGCTGCTTATGCGGCCGAAACGGATGGTTCGAGCGAATACTATTTATCATATAAGAAATATGTGGCTGCGGTCAATCCCGACGGCTCAAAAACGATCACCTACAATGATATAACGGATCAGATAGCCAATCTTTTAAACGAAGGCGTCAGACGTTATGAAACCGGAGCGGTCCGAGACGGCGACGACGGCTATTACAAGCCGTTTACAAATTCCTACGGTTTCTGGTATGAGACCTCCGGATTTGAAAAAACGGTAATGGGCTATATCTCCGGAGCGCGAGTCAACGAAGTTGAATTACAGTTTTCCAATATGAAAAAAGCCGTTAACAACGGCGCCGATATTGAGACTGTCAAAGCGGAAGTGGACACGCTTATCGGTATGCTCCGTGAAGACGCGAACATCTTGGACGACCTGTTTGGTTATTCGACCGCCGACAGCAGCGACGGCGGCAACAACGGCAGCGGGCTTGCATGGGCTACGTTCGGCGCGGTATTCGGTATTATCCTCCGCGAAGGACTGGAAGCTATTTTGATCGTCGGTGCAATGGTTGCATATCTGGTCAAAACAAATAACAAAAGCGGAACGCGATATGTTTATCTCGGCGCCGTTATAGCGTTGATCGCCAGCGTAGGTCTTGCAATTTTGCTTTATTCAATAACAAGCAGTACCAGCAATTCCATCCCGCAGGAGATCGTCGAGGGCGTGACTGCACTTGTTGCGGTGGTCGTTCTCATCTACGTTTCCAACTGGATGATCTCCAAGTCGGAGTCCGAGGCTTGGACGAATTACATAGCAGGAGAAGTATCCGCATCCGCCAGCAAAGGCAAAATGTGGGCGCTTGGCTTTACATCTTTCCTCGCCGTATTCCGCGAGGGGGCGGAGGTCATCCTCTTCTGTCAACAGTACTTCTCCCGTGCGGGTTCTATGAATAACGGCTACCTTGCCGTCTTCGGCGGCATTGCAGTGGGACTTGCGGCGGTAGCGATAATATTCGTCATTATTCGGAAGTTCGGCGTAAAGCTTCCGCTCAAGCCGTTCTTTATGGCGACGAGCATTTTGATGGCGGTCATGTCGATCGCTTTCCTGGGTTCCGGTATGTTCGAGCTGTTTTTGGACGGCCGACTGGCAGAAACGATAGGAGGCGTCGTACAGGATCTTGCCGGCACTATACCTGCCCTTTCGTGGATGAACGGCAACGACGTACTGGCGTTCTTCGGGATATATCCCACTTATATCACGCTCGTCCCGCAGATCATCCTTCTTGCCGTTACCATAATCACGTTTATTATGATGATAAGAAAGAATTCCAAAGCATTTAAACGACTCGGCAAAAGTTGA
- a CDS encoding ABC transporter permease produces the protein MFFRMVRGTFKRQWKKMLMIALTVALGASIATAMLNVMLDVGDKINEELKTYGSNITVVPQSEAVISKLYDIENDDIQTEYISEEKIGELLTIFWANNITDFAPETETTCTLNGQSVKVIGTWFNHHFEFLKKGSIYERDTGVINLRSWWDIESGEWLNEQTLDGDAYAMVGKDAAKRLGITAGDRIALTATGSTETLTVIGVYESGDDDDECIYTTLSAAQRLTDTVGLIKKIEVSAITSPDDELALKAARNPSLLSGDEYDLWYCTAYVSSICFQIQEAIPEASATAIRQIADSEGKILEKTELLMSLIAFLSLIGATLGISNLVTSGVMERAQELALLKAVGARSGQITGLVLVEVLITSVLGAIIGYFMGYAFAQLIGQTVFSSSIEMSGMVAFIVAILIVAVTLVGSIPAIRMLLRLRPSEVLHGGH, from the coding sequence ATGTTTTTTAGAATGGTACGCGGCACATTTAAACGTCAATGGAAAAAAATGCTGATGATCGCTTTGACGGTAGCATTGGGAGCGTCGATCGCAACGGCAATGCTGAACGTTATGCTTGACGTTGGAGATAAAATCAATGAAGAATTGAAGACTTACGGTTCCAATATAACCGTAGTTCCGCAATCGGAGGCTGTGATCAGCAAATTGTACGATATCGAGAACGATGATATACAGACAGAATACATAAGTGAAGAAAAGATAGGCGAACTGCTTACTATCTTTTGGGCGAATAATATTACCGATTTTGCTCCGGAAACGGAAACGACGTGTACGCTCAACGGTCAATCGGTCAAGGTCATAGGAACTTGGTTCAATCACCATTTCGAGTTTCTTAAGAAGGGATCGATCTACGAAAGAGACACCGGGGTTATCAATTTGCGCAGCTGGTGGGATATCGAGAGCGGCGAATGGTTAAACGAACAAACGTTGGACGGCGACGCCTATGCGATGGTCGGTAAAGACGCCGCGAAGAGGCTGGGTATCACTGCGGGCGATCGGATCGCTTTGACGGCGACAGGCTCAACAGAGACGCTTACCGTAATAGGCGTATATGAATCCGGAGACGACGATGACGAATGCATATATACCACGCTTTCGGCGGCGCAGCGCCTGACCGACACAGTCGGCCTTATCAAAAAAATAGAGGTAAGCGCAATAACGTCGCCCGATGATGAATTGGCTCTGAAGGCGGCAAGAAATCCGTCTTTGCTTTCGGGTGACGAATACGATCTTTGGTACTGCACCGCGTATGTAAGCTCCATATGCTTTCAGATACAAGAGGCGATCCCCGAGGCGTCTGCAACGGCGATACGCCAGATCGCAGATTCCGAAGGAAAGATATTGGAAAAAACAGAGCTTCTTATGTCTTTGATCGCTTTTTTAAGCCTGATAGGAGCTACGCTGGGCATATCTAATCTTGTAACTTCCGGCGTAATGGAAAGAGCTCAGGAACTTGCGCTGCTCAAGGCTGTGGGGGCACGAAGCGGCCAAATAACGGGATTGGTATTGGTAGAGGTATTGATCACTTCCGTTTTGGGCGCGATCATCGGGTATTTTATGGGATACGCATTCGCGCAGCTTATCGGTCAGACGGTCTTCTCGTCGTCTATCGAGATGAGTGGAATGGTCGCGTTTATAGTGGCGATTTTAATTGTTGCGGTCACTCTTGTCGGCAGTATTCCGGCAATACGAATGCTGCTGAGACTGCGTCCGTCGGAAGTGCTCCACGGCGGGCATTAA